TGCTAAAAATTTAAAATAACCCTACTCACAACCGTCCTGCCCCTATAGATTTATAGGGGCAATTTAAATTTATCCTTTTTAAATATCAAATTTTATATAATCACATTTAAATTTATAAAAGAGAAAAAACGTGCAAAGATACCCAACAAAACAGATAAAAATTCGTAATGTAAAGATCGGTGGGGACGCACCTATAAGCGTTCAGTCTATGACTTTTTCAAAGACAAAGGATGTAGCTGGTACATTAAAACAGATAAACCGCTTATACTTTGCAGGATGTGATATCGTAAGGTGTGCAGTGCTTGATAAAGACGATGCAGTAGCACTTAAAGAGATAGTAGCTCTTAGCCCACTACCTATCGTAGCTGACATACACTTTAACTACCGCTTGGCTTTAATAGCGAGCGAATATGTGGATGCCATTCGTATAAATCCAGGCAATATCGGCTCAAAAGAGCGGATAAAAGCAGTCGTTGATGCTTGCAAACAACGAGATCTACCGATACGAATAGGCATAAATTCAGGCTCATTAGAAGAGCAGTTTGAGAATAGATATGGTAGAAGTGTTAAAGCTATGGTAGAGAGTGCGATGTATAATATAAATTTGCTTGAAGACTTTGGCTTTACTGATATAAAAATATCACTAAAATCAAGTGATGTGGAGCGAACTATGGCGGCGTATCGTGCCCTTCGCCCAAAAGTGGAGTATCCATTTCATCTTGGAGTTACCGAGGCTGGGACGACATTTCACGCGACTATTAAATCAGCTATCGCACTTGGCGGGCTACTACTTGAGGGTATCGGCGATACTATGAGAGTAAGCATAACAGGCGAGCTTGAAGAGGAGATAAAAGTCGCAAAGGCGATACTTAAAGATAGTGGTCGCCAACGTGAAGGACTAAATATCATCTCTTGCCCTACTTGTGGGCGTTTGCAAAGCGATCTAATGCGTGCGATAAAGCTAGTTGAAGAAAAAACCAGACACATAAAAGAGCCACTAAATGTGAGCGTTATGGGGTGTGTGGTAAATGCTATCGGTGAAGCAAAGGGTGCGGATGTGGCGATCGCGTTTGGCAAGGGTAATGGGCTTATCATAAGACGTGGCGAAGTAGTCGCTAAGCTACCTGAAAGTGAGTTAGTGGATAGGTTTTTGTCGGAGATAGATGATGAGATAAAGTCACGTGGGTAAAGTTAAAGCTTGTGATATAAAGTTTTAAATGAGTTATAAAAGATTTAAATAACAAAAAAGGATAATAGGATTTAATGGCAAAGACTAAGATAAACGAGATGGAGTTTCAAAATTTATATGACCTTGATATGGAGAGAGCGATACTAAGCTCTATCATCTCAAACAACGATACGCTAAGTGAAATTTATGACATCATAAAAGCCTCGGACTTCTATCTAAAAGGACATGCTGAAATTTATTCAGCTATGATCGAGTGTCTAAATTCTGATCTACCGATAGCTACGTCGTTTCTTAAAAATAAAATGGGCGAGAAGTTTGATGAAAATTTAATCGCTGACATACTAGCTACAAATTCCATAATAGATATAGCAAAATATGCAAATGAGCTTTGCGAGAAGTCAATAAAGCGAAGTCTTATTAAAATCGCACATCAAATTCCAAGCAAAGTGAACGAGGACAAAGCCAGTCGTGATATGGTAGATGAGCTAAG
This window of the Campylobacter anatolicus genome carries:
- the ispG gene encoding flavodoxin-dependent (E)-4-hydroxy-3-methylbut-2-enyl-diphosphate synthase; this encodes MQRYPTKQIKIRNVKIGGDAPISVQSMTFSKTKDVAGTLKQINRLYFAGCDIVRCAVLDKDDAVALKEIVALSPLPIVADIHFNYRLALIASEYVDAIRINPGNIGSKERIKAVVDACKQRDLPIRIGINSGSLEEQFENRYGRSVKAMVESAMYNINLLEDFGFTDIKISLKSSDVERTMAAYRALRPKVEYPFHLGVTEAGTTFHATIKSAIALGGLLLEGIGDTMRVSITGELEEEIKVAKAILKDSGRQREGLNIISCPTCGRLQSDLMRAIKLVEEKTRHIKEPLNVSVMGCVVNAIGEAKGADVAIAFGKGNGLIIRRGEVVAKLPESELVDRFLSEIDDEIKSRG